One window of Halosolutus amylolyticus genomic DNA carries:
- a CDS encoding S49 family peptidase, giving the protein MTLWPIDKIPRRQQLAVVALVAVIVGALVAPQVYGQTSDDDGTVAVIEVNGIIHSGTSQFVEDELREARHNDSIEAVVLDVDSGGGSPGSSERMYTAVERTAQEMPVIAAVDSIGASGAYYTMLTADDIYVAPTAQVGSVGVAGPAPMPSGPNEGNSAPDKGTFHPDDDRAQTETIQEVFLESVMENRGDELELDREEVAHARTYTGVEAVENGYADEIGTVDDAIYEVADRAGLDSFEISTHRPDGESMPPLFQATTDGDVVVTAAETELSPYQPLLVTQELWYDLFGTQFETHAGAERSGTGSDGHEPSNSSADHTGGEAP; this is encoded by the coding sequence ATGACGTTATGGCCAATCGATAAAATTCCACGCCGACAGCAACTCGCCGTCGTGGCGCTCGTTGCCGTCATCGTGGGTGCACTCGTGGCACCACAGGTGTACGGACAGACGAGCGACGACGATGGAACGGTCGCCGTTATCGAAGTCAATGGGATCATTCACTCGGGAACGTCACAGTTCGTCGAGGACGAACTCAGGGAAGCGCGCCACAACGACTCGATCGAGGCCGTCGTCCTCGACGTCGATAGCGGCGGTGGCTCACCGGGTTCGAGCGAACGGATGTATACAGCCGTCGAGCGGACCGCCCAGGAGATGCCGGTCATCGCGGCGGTCGACTCGATCGGTGCCTCGGGCGCGTACTACACGATGCTAACGGCCGACGACATCTACGTCGCGCCGACCGCACAGGTCGGGAGCGTCGGCGTCGCCGGTCCCGCTCCGATGCCCAGCGGGCCGAACGAGGGCAACAGCGCCCCCGACAAGGGAACGTTCCACCCCGACGACGACCGCGCCCAGACCGAGACGATACAGGAGGTCTTCCTCGAGAGCGTGATGGAAAACCGCGGTGACGAACTCGAACTGGATCGCGAGGAGGTCGCTCACGCTCGCACGTACACCGGCGTCGAAGCCGTCGAGAACGGCTACGCCGACGAGATCGGAACGGTCGACGACGCGATCTACGAGGTCGCCGATCGGGCCGGACTGGACTCCTTCGAGATCAGTACCCACCGACCCGACGGCGAGTCGATGCCGCCGCTGTTCCAGGCGACTACCGACGGTGACGTCGTCGTCACGGCGGCCGAAACCGAACTCAGTCCGTACCAGCCGCTGCTAGTCACGCAGGAGCTGTGGTACGATCTGTTCGGAACCCAGTTCGAGACCCACGCCGGGGCCGAACGCTCGGGAACCGGGTCGGACGGGCACGAGCCGTCGAACTCGTCTGCAGACCACACCGGAGGTGAGGCGCCATGA